The sequence CAGGTGGTGCAGCCGTAGCCGACCACGTAGAAGCCCAGTTTTTCCAGATCGGCGAGTACGCCCGCCTTGCTCAGGTAATCGGTGACCACGCGCGAGCCCGGCCCGAGTGAAGTCTTGACCCACGGCTGCGCCTTCAAGCCCTTGGCCGCGGCGTTACGTGCAAGCAGGCCCGCCCCCAGCATCACCGCCGGGTTGGAGGTATTGGTGCACGAGGTGATGGCGGCGATGACCACCGAGCCATCGCGCAGCTGCCAGCCGGCGCCGCTGTCGGCCGCGCCCTCGGCGTGGGCAGCCTTGGCACCGACCGCGGTGCCACCACCGCCTTCGTTCTTCAGCCGATCTTCCTGCTTGATGTCGCCCAGCCGCTTGCTACGCGCCTCGGCGAACGGCTTCAGGCTTTCGCGGTAGTTGCGCTGCATGTCTTCCAGCAGCACGCGGTCTTGCGGACGCTTGGGGCCAGCCAGCGACGGCTTGACCTCGCCCATGTCCAGTTCCAGCGTGGCGCTGTACTGCGCGGGCGGGGTGGTGGCGTCGTGCCACAGGCCCTGCGCCTTTGCATAGGCTTCTACCAACGCAATCTGCTCCTCGCTGCGGCCGGACAGGCGCAGATAGGTCAGCGATTCTTCGTCAACCGGGAAGATGCCGCAGGTAGCGCCGTATTCCGGTGCCATGTTGCCGATGGTGGCGCGATCGGCCAGCGGCAGGTGCTGCAGGCCTTCGCCGAAGAACTCGACGAACTTGCCCACCACGCCGGCCTTGCGCAGCATCTGGGTCACGGTCAGCACCAGATCGGTGGCAGTGGCGCCTTCGGGCAGTTTGCCGGTGAGCTTGAAGCCCACCACCTGCGGAATCAGCATCGAGGAGGGCTGGCCCAGCATTGCGGCCTCGGCCTCGATGCCGCCCACGCCCCAGCCCAGCACGCCGATACCATTGATCATGGTGGTGTGGCTGTCGGTGCCGAACACGGTGTCCGGATAGGCAATCAGGCGTCCGTCCTTGTCTGCGCTCATCACCACGCGGGCGAGGTTCTCCAGGTTGACCTGGTGGACGATGCCGGTGTTGGGCGGCACCACCTTGAAGTTTTCGAACGCCTTCTGGCCCCAGCGCAAGAAGCCGTAGCGTTCCTGGTTGCGCTGGAACTCGATCTTGCCGTTTAGGTCGAGCGCGTCGGGCTTGCCGAACACGTCCACCTGCACCGAATGGTCGATGACCAGTTCGGAGGGAATCTGCGGGTTGATCTGGTCGGCCTTGCCGCCCAGTTTGACCACCGCATCGCGCATCGCGGCCAGGTCGACCACGCATGGCACGCCCGTGAAATCCTGCAGCACCACGCGTGCGGGCATGAAGGCGATTTCGATATCCGGTTCGGCCTTGGGGTCCCACTTGGCGACTGCTTCGATGTGATCCTTGCCGACGGTCACGCCGCCGTCTTCGTGCCGGAGCAGGTTCTCCAGCAGGATCTTCATCGAGTAGGGCAGGTGGGCGATATCGAAGCGCTCGCCCAGTTTGGGCAGGCTGTAATAGTCGTAGCGCTTGCCGTGGACCTCGAACGAGGTGCGGGTAGAAAAGGAATCGCTCATGCATCACTCCTATGGCGTCGAAGGCTTTAGGTAGGCGCTCATTCTGAGCGATTCAGTGTGTACGCACGGTGTGTCCGAGTCGATCTGTCTGCTTGAGTACGAGCGGCCGAGTACGTATGATGTGTGCATACTTTCTGGAGCATGCTCATGGAAGCCACTGTTGCCGAACGCGGACAGATCACGCTGCCCAAGGCCGTGCGCGATGCCCTGGGCCTGACCAAGGGCACCACGCTCAAGATCGAACTCGATGGTGGGCGCATCATCTTGCGTAAGGATGTCAGCGAGGCGCTGCGCAAGGTGCGCGGCAAGTTCACGCTGGTCGATGGCCTGACCAGCACCGACGAGGCCATGCGCGCCATCCGCGGCCGCGCGCCCGGGGATCCGTTCGACCCATGATCGCCCTGGATTCTTCGGTATTGCTGGACATCCTGATCGGCGACCCGGTGTACGGCGAAGTGTCGGAAATCTGCATCGGCGATGCGCTGGCGCGCGACGAGGTGGTGGTCTGCGATGCGGTGGTGGCCGAGGTGCTGGCCATGCTGGACACCCAGGTCGACCTGATGGAAACCCTGGCCTCGATCGGGGTGCGTTACGAAGCCACCCAGGAGGCGGCGGCGGTGCGCGCCGGCCATATGAACAAGCGCTTCCGTGCGCGTGGCGGCAAGCGCGAGCGGGTGGTGGCGGATTTTTTGATCGGCGCCCACGCGATGCTGCAGTGCGACGGGTTGATCACCCGCGACGAGGGCTTCTTCCGCGATTACTTCAAGGGCTTGAAGATCACCGTCCCCAAGCCCGCTGCCTGATCCACGCCTTCTGATCCACGTCTGACGTTTTTACACATTCACTGCTGTCCTTTGGAGAACCCGCATGTTGGAAGCCTATCGCCACCACGTTGCAGAGCGCGCCGCGCTCGGTATCCCGCCGCTGCCGCTGACCGCGCAGCAGACCGCCGAGGTCATCGAGCTGCTGAAGGCTCCGCCGGCAGGCGAAGACGCCTTCCTGGTCGAGCTCTTGAGCCAGCGCGTGCCGGCCGGCGTGGACGATGCCGCCAAGGTCAAGGCTTCATACCTGGCCGCCGTGGCCTTCGGCACCGAGAAGACCGCACTGATCAGCCCGACGCGTGCCACCGAGCTGCTCGGCACCATGCTGGGCGGCTACAACATCCAGCCGCTGATCGACCTGCTGGACAATGCCGAGTTGGGCGCCACCGCCGCCGAAGCGCTCAAGCACACCTTGCTGGTGTTCGATGCCTTCCATGACGTGCAGGAAAAGGCCGAAGCCGGCAACGCGCACGCCAAGGCCGTGCTGCAGAGCTGGGCCGACGCCGAGTGGTTCACCAGCAAGCCGGAAGTGCCGCAGAGCATGACCGTCACCGTGTTCAAGGTGCCGGGCGAAACCAACACCGACGACCTGTCGCCGGCCCCGGATGCGACCACCCGCCCGGACATCCCGCTGCACGCGCTGGCGATGCTGAAGAACGCCCGCGAGGGCGCAGCCTTCGTGCCGGAAGAAGACGGCAAGCGCGGCCCGATCCAGGCCATTGCCGATCTCAAGGACAAGGGCCATCTGGTTGCTTATGTGGGCGACGTGGTCGGTACCGGTTCCTCGCGCAAGTCGGCGACCAACTCGGTGCTGTGGTGGACCGGCGAAGACATTCCATACATTCCGAACAAGCGCTTCGGCGGCGTGTGCCTGGGCAGCAAGATCGCCCCGATCTTCTACAACACGATGGAAGACGCTGGCGCGTTGCCGATCGAGCTGGACGTGTCGCAGATGGAGCACGGCGACGTGGTCGAGCTGCGTCCCTACGACGGCAAGGCGCTGAAGAATGGTCAGGTGATTGCCGAGTTCGCGATGAAGTCGGACGTGCTGTTCGACGAAGTGCGCGCCGGTGGCCGCATTCCGCTGATCGTCGGCCGTGGCCTCACCGCCAAGGCGCGCGAGTTCCTGGGCCTGCCGGCCTCGGACCTGTTCCGCCTGCCGATGGACCCGCCGGACACCGGCAAGGGTTTCTCGCTGGCGCAGAAGATGGTTGGCCGCGCGTGTGGCTTGCCGGAAGGCCAAGGCATGCGCCCGGGCACCTATTGCGAGCCGAAGATGACCTCGGTGGGCTCGCAGGACACCACCGGCCCGATGACCCGCGACGAGCTCAAGGACCTGGCCTGCCTGGGCTTCTCGGCCGATCTGGTGATGCAGTCGTTCTGCCATACCGCGGCCTACCCGAAGCCGGTGGACGTCAAGACCCACCACACCCTGCCGGAATTCATCTCCACCCGCGGTGGCGTGTCGCTGCGTCCGGGCGATGGCGTGATCCATAGCTGGCTCAACCGCATGTTGCTGCCCGACACCGTGGGCACCGGCGGCGACTCGCATACGCGTTTCCCGATTGGCATTTCGTTCCCGGCCGGCTCGGGCCTGGTGGCCTTTGCGGCCGCCACCGGCGTGATGCCGCTGGATATGCCCGAGAGCGTGCTGGTGCGCTTCAAGGGCGAGATGCAGCCGGGCGTGACCCTGCGCGATCTGGTTAACGCCATCCCGCTGTACGCGATTAAAGACGGCCTGTTGACCGTGGCCAAGCAGGGCAAGAAGAACATCTTCTCCGGCCGCATCCTGGAAATCGAAGGCTTGCCAAACCTGAAGGTGGAGCAGGCGTTCGAATTGTCCGATGCCTCGGCCGAGCGTTCGGCGGCCGGTTGCACCGTGCACCTGGACAAGGCGCCGATCATCGAATACCTGACCAGCAATATCACCCTGCTGCGCTGGATGATTGCCGAAGGCTACGCCGATGCGCGCACGCTGGGCCGCCGCATCAAGAAGATGGAAGAGTGGCTGGCTGACCCGCAGCTGCTGCAGCCCGATGCCGACGCCGAGTACGCGGCGGTCATCGAAATCGACCTGGCCGATATCCATGAGCCGATCGTGGCGTGCCCGAACGACCCGGATGACGTCAAGACGCTGTCCGAGGTTGCCGGTGCGGCGATCGACGAGGTGTTCATCGGCTCGTGCATGACCAACATCGGTCACTTCCGTGCGGCGGCAAAGTTGCTCGAAGGCAAGCGCGACATTCCCACCCGGTTGTGGGTGGCTCCGCCGACCAAGATGGACGCCTCCGAGCTGACCAAGGAAGGCCATTACGGCACCTTTGGCGCAGCCGGCGCGCGCATGGAAATGCCGGGCTGCTCGCTGTGCATGGGCAATCAGGCGCAGGCACGCGAGGGCGCCACGGTGTTCTCCACCTCGACCCGTAACTTCCCCAATCGCCTGGGCCGCAACACCAATGTGTACCTGGGTTCGGCGGAACTGGCGGCGATCTGCTCGCGTCTGGGCCGGATCCCGACCAAGGAGGAGTACATGGCCGATGTGGGCGTGATCAAGACCAGTGGCGACCAGATCTACCGCTACATGAACTTCGATCAGATCCAGGAGTATCAGGACGTGGCAGACACCGTCGCGGCCTGATCCGCTGCTGCAGCGATGCGTTCGACGAAATGCCCGGCACTGCCGGGCATTTCGCTTTTCGGGCGATAACTTCGTTTTTGACAGCAGGATCGTGGGCGTTAAAGCAACTATCAGCTAACTGACGTGTGGCATTGCAACAAAAATCTGATGCGAAGAGGGCTAGATTGCGCCGCTTCCCCCACTTTCGCTCGATGCCGATGCCCACTTGCACGATCGCAGGTCAAACACTGCACTACACCCAACACGGCCAAGGCTTTCCGGTGCTGCTTGGCCACAGTTACCTCTGGGACGCGGCCATGTGGGAGCCGCAGATCCAAGCCCTGTCGCGGCACTACCAGGTCATCGTTCCCGAGCTCTGGGGACATGGCCAGTCGGGTCCACTGCCGCAAGGCACGCAGCAGATCGGCGATCTTGCCCGGCAAATGCTGGCGCTGCTGGACACGCTGGAGGTGCCGCAGTGCGCGGTGGTCGGCTTGTCGGTTGGCGGCATGTGGGGCGCCGAACTCGCCCTGATGGCGCCGGAACGCGTGCGCAGCCTGGTATTGATGGACACTTTCCTGGGAGCCGAACCGCAAGCCACGCGTGCGCGTTATTTCGGGATGCTGGATGCGATCGAGGCGGCCGGGCAGGTGACGCCTGCGCTGATCGAGGCGATCGTGCCGCTCTTCTTCCGCCCCGGCATCGATCTGACGTCGGCGTTGCCGGCTGCGTTCGCGCAGCGCCTGGCGGCGATGACGGCCGAGCAGCTGCGCACGTCGATTGTGCCGCTGGGCCGGTTGGTGTTCGGCCGTGCCGACCGGCTGGATGCCATGTCTGCGCTGGATCCCGCCAACACCTTCCTGCTCGGTGGCGAGGCGGATATTGCGCGGCCGCCGGAAGAGGTGTGGATGATGGCCGAAGCAATCTGCTGCGATTACGAGCTGATCCCGGACGCAGGCCATATCACCTCGCTGGAGAACCCGGCCTTCGTCAACGCACAGTTGCTGGGCTGGCTGAAGCGGACGGTGGGTCATGCCGAAGTAGAGCTGATGCGTGCGGGGTGAGGGCAATGGCCTCGCCCGACGCGGGATAAATCGCGTGGGTTCTTGAGTCCCTCTCCTGGCGGGGGAGGGGCTTGAAGCGCGCGCTCACCGCCGATGGCTTGAGAACTGCTTTCTGCAGGAAAGGCGCTCATTATTTGCGCCACCATGGCCTGCCTTCCTCGCTGGAAAGGAGTTCGCAGCCGTATTTGTTCGGCAGTTACGCTAGTTAAGGTTGCGCGCTTAGCCAGGCTTCCAGCGCCGGTGCCGGGAGGGGGCGCGAGAACAGGTAGCCCTGCAGGACTTCGCAGCCAAGGTCGGCCAGGAACAGGCGTTGCGCTTCGTTTTCGACGCCTTCGGCAACAACGTGCTTGCGCAGGTGCTCGCCGATGCGCAGCACCGACGTGGTGAGGGCGCGTGCGTCTTCGCTGTGTTCGATATCGCGTACGAAGCTCATGTCCAATTTGAGTTCGTCGATCGGCAGACGGTGCAAATGGCTCAGGCTCGAATAACCGGTGCCGAAGTCGTCCAGCGATAAGGAGATGCCTGCTTCGCGGATGGCATGCAGATTTTCCAGCACGCCCGGCTGGCCGGACAGCATCACGCTTTCGGTCAATTCCAGCGTCAGGTCGCAGGCTTGCACGCCGGTATCTGCGATCAGTCGGAGCAGGTCGGGCAGCATGCGCGGGCTTTCGAAGCCGCTTGCCGACAAGTTGACCGAGACGCGGGTGACCGGCACGCCGCGGTTGCGCCAGTCGGCGACCTGTTCGCAGGCGCGCCGCAGGACCCAGGCATTGAGCTGCGGCATCATGCCTTGCTCTTCGGCGACTGGCAGAAAGCGTGCGGGCGAAATCGTGCCGAGTTGCGGATGATTCCAGCGCAGCAGGGCTTCGACGCCGTACAACGCATGCGGAGCGGCGCTGTGCAGTTGCGGCTGGTAATGCAGCTGCAATTGGTCGCGACCGATGGCCTGACGCAATTCCGCCTCCAACGCTACGCGCTCCTGCGCCATGCGATTCATGTCAGAACTGAAAAAACGGAAGCGTCCGCCGCCTTCCTTCTTGGCGCGATTCATTGCCAGATCGGCATGCCGCAGCAGGATATTGATGTCGCGCCCGTCTTCGGGAAACATGGCCACGCCGATGCTGGCCGACGGATGCACGGTCATATGGCCCACCGGCAGCGGGCTGGAAATACTGCCCAGCAGGCGTTCTGCCGCAGCGGTCGCCTGCTCGGCACTGCATTGCGGCAAGGCAAGTGCGAATTCGTCGCCGGCCACGCGTGCCAGCATGGCAGTCGCGGCCAGCTGCTCGCCGATACGCAGCGCGACGTCGCGCAACAGGCCGTCGCCGGCAGAATGGCCTTGACTGTCGTTGATCAGTTTGAAGCGGTCGATGTTGATGAACATCAACGCGGCTGGCTCGGCGGCGTATTCGGCCTGGGTCAACGCTTGCTCGGCACGCGCGCTGAACATGATGCGGTTTGGCAGGCCCGTCAGCGCGTCGTAGAACGCGAGCTGATGCACGCGTTGACGGGTCTGCTCGCGTTCCAGCGCGAGCGTGCACAGCTGCTGACACAGCTCGGTCAGCCGCACGTGCCAGGCGTCTGCACGTTGCGGCTTGCGGTAATACAGCGCAAAGGTGCCGAGCACGCGCGAGCTGTTGGAGCGTATCGGCGTACTCCAGCAGGCGCGCAGGCCCATCGGGATCAGCAGGTCGCGGTAAGCGGTAAACAATGGGTCGGTCGCGATGTCTTCCACCATTACCGCACGGCCGCGCCAGGCAGCGGCGCCGCAGGCACCTGCATCGGGGGCGATCTTCAGGCCGTTGACGGCATCGGCGTATTCGGGCGGCAGACTTGGCGCGGCCAACGAATGCAGGTAGCCCTGGTTATCGGCGCCCATGACGGTTGCCAACACTTCCGGTGCAATACGTTCGACTTCCGTGCAGATGAGCGTCATCACCTCGATCAGGGGGCGCTCCTTTACGAGCGCTTCCAGCACACGGTGCTGCAGTACCTCGTGCATCTTGGTGTCGGTGATGTCGGTCAGCACCGCCACGTAGTGCGATGGATTGTGTCTGGCGTCGTAGATCGGGTTGAAGTTGAGGGAAATCCACAACGGCGAACCGTCCTTGCGATAGACCAGCAAGTCGGCACGGGTTTGCTGCAAGGCATCGGCGCGATCACGGATGCGCGAGACTTCGCTCTGGTCACTTTGCGCGCGGGTCAACACGTCCGACGGGCGCTGCCCGACCAGTTCGGCTTCGGTGTAGCCGAACATGCGCTGGAAGCCGTCGTTGGCATAGAGCAGGCGCGATTGCAGATCGCAGATGAGGATGGCGCTGCTGCTGCCATCCAGCGCTTCGGCCAGCAGGCGCGAGCGACGGTCTTCCGGGTGCTCGCCGGGCTTGGCCATGCCGGCGGTCACCGGGCCAGGAATGCTTGGTCCGAGCGCGCGCGCTTGGTCCAGTGCGGCGATGGACGACGGATCGCCGACCAGGTCCGCTGTCGCCCACGCATCCGTCCCCGTGCGCGTGACAGGGTCTGGTGCGCCTGCATGCGGCGGCAGGTCGGTCGGATCCGAGGGCGGCGCGCGCATGGACGGTCAGCGTGCCTGTGCCGACAGGGCGATCAGGCGCTCGGCGACACGGTCCAGCGGTACCACTTCCTGGGCGGCGCCGAGCTTGTAGGCGGCGCCCGGCATGCCCCAAACCACGCTGCTGGCCTCGTCCTGGACCAGAGTGGGGGCGCCGGCCTGCAGCATTTCCAGCAGGCCGCGCGCACCGTCGTCGCCCATGCCTGTGAGAATGGCGCCAACAGCGTTCGGGCCGGCGTTGGCGGCGACGGAGC comes from Xanthomonas vesicatoria ATCC 35937 and encodes:
- the acnB gene encoding bifunctional aconitate hydratase 2/2-methylisocitrate dehydratase, with product MLEAYRHHVAERAALGIPPLPLTAQQTAEVIELLKAPPAGEDAFLVELLSQRVPAGVDDAAKVKASYLAAVAFGTEKTALISPTRATELLGTMLGGYNIQPLIDLLDNAELGATAAEALKHTLLVFDAFHDVQEKAEAGNAHAKAVLQSWADAEWFTSKPEVPQSMTVTVFKVPGETNTDDLSPAPDATTRPDIPLHALAMLKNAREGAAFVPEEDGKRGPIQAIADLKDKGHLVAYVGDVVGTGSSRKSATNSVLWWTGEDIPYIPNKRFGGVCLGSKIAPIFYNTMEDAGALPIELDVSQMEHGDVVELRPYDGKALKNGQVIAEFAMKSDVLFDEVRAGGRIPLIVGRGLTAKAREFLGLPASDLFRLPMDPPDTGKGFSLAQKMVGRACGLPEGQGMRPGTYCEPKMTSVGSQDTTGPMTRDELKDLACLGFSADLVMQSFCHTAAYPKPVDVKTHHTLPEFISTRGGVSLRPGDGVIHSWLNRMLLPDTVGTGGDSHTRFPIGISFPAGSGLVAFAAATGVMPLDMPESVLVRFKGEMQPGVTLRDLVNAIPLYAIKDGLLTVAKQGKKNIFSGRILEIEGLPNLKVEQAFELSDASAERSAAGCTVHLDKAPIIEYLTSNITLLRWMIAEGYADARTLGRRIKKMEEWLADPQLLQPDADAEYAAVIEIDLADIHEPIVACPNDPDDVKTLSEVAGAAIDEVFIGSCMTNIGHFRAAAKLLEGKRDIPTRLWVAPPTKMDASELTKEGHYGTFGAAGARMEMPGCSLCMGNQAQAREGATVFSTSTRNFPNRLGRNTNVYLGSAELAAICSRLGRIPTKEEYMADVGVIKTSGDQIYRYMNFDQIQEYQDVADTVAA
- a CDS encoding type II toxin-antitoxin system VapC family toxin; the protein is MIALDSSVLLDILIGDPVYGEVSEICIGDALARDEVVVCDAVVAEVLAMLDTQVDLMETLASIGVRYEATQEAAAVRAGHMNKRFRARGGKRERVVADFLIGAHAMLQCDGLITRDEGFFRDYFKGLKITVPKPAA
- a CDS encoding alpha/beta fold hydrolase, which produces MPTCTIAGQTLHYTQHGQGFPVLLGHSYLWDAAMWEPQIQALSRHYQVIVPELWGHGQSGPLPQGTQQIGDLARQMLALLDTLEVPQCAVVGLSVGGMWGAELALMAPERVRSLVLMDTFLGAEPQATRARYFGMLDAIEAAGQVTPALIEAIVPLFFRPGIDLTSALPAAFAQRLAAMTAEQLRTSIVPLGRLVFGRADRLDAMSALDPANTFLLGGEADIARPPEEVWMMAEAICCDYELIPDAGHITSLENPAFVNAQLLGWLKRTVGHAEVELMRAG
- the acnA gene encoding aconitate hydratase AcnA → MSDSFSTRTSFEVHGKRYDYYSLPKLGERFDIAHLPYSMKILLENLLRHEDGGVTVGKDHIEAVAKWDPKAEPDIEIAFMPARVVLQDFTGVPCVVDLAAMRDAVVKLGGKADQINPQIPSELVIDHSVQVDVFGKPDALDLNGKIEFQRNQERYGFLRWGQKAFENFKVVPPNTGIVHQVNLENLARVVMSADKDGRLIAYPDTVFGTDSHTTMINGIGVLGWGVGGIEAEAAMLGQPSSMLIPQVVGFKLTGKLPEGATATDLVLTVTQMLRKAGVVGKFVEFFGEGLQHLPLADRATIGNMAPEYGATCGIFPVDEESLTYLRLSGRSEEQIALVEAYAKAQGLWHDATTPPAQYSATLELDMGEVKPSLAGPKRPQDRVLLEDMQRNYRESLKPFAEARSKRLGDIKQEDRLKNEGGGGTAVGAKAAHAEGAADSGAGWQLRDGSVVIAAITSCTNTSNPAVMLGAGLLARNAAAKGLKAQPWVKTSLGPGSRVVTDYLSKAGVLADLEKLGFYVVGYGCTTCIGNSGPLPEDVSAAIAKDDLVVTSVLSGNRNFEGRVHPEVKMNYLASPPLVVAYAIAGTTDIDLTTEPLGTGSDGQPVYLRDIWPSNKEIGDTIAATVGPEMFKQNYADVFKGDTRWNTIASPDGALYEWDAASTYIKNPPYFDGMTMQVGHVDDVHGARIMGLFGDSITTDHISPAGNIKKDSPAGRFLQERGVQPADFNSYGSRRGNDDVMVRGTFANIRIKNLMFGGEEGGNTLYYPADGGQPEKLAIYDAAVKYKADGVPLVVLAGKEYGTGSSRDWAAKGTNLLGVKAVIAESFERIHRSNLVGMGVLPLQFLENENAQTLGLDGSEVLDITGLQDGASRRATVDARKSDGSVKQFQVKVLLLTPKEVEYFKHGGLLQYVLRQLAARKTA
- a CDS encoding EAL domain-containing protein, producing MRAPPSDPTDLPPHAGAPDPVTRTGTDAWATADLVGDPSSIAALDQARALGPSIPGPVTAGMAKPGEHPEDRRSRLLAEALDGSSSAILICDLQSRLLYANDGFQRMFGYTEAELVGQRPSDVLTRAQSDQSEVSRIRDRADALQQTRADLLVYRKDGSPLWISLNFNPIYDARHNPSHYVAVLTDITDTKMHEVLQHRVLEALVKERPLIEVMTLICTEVERIAPEVLATVMGADNQGYLHSLAAPSLPPEYADAVNGLKIAPDAGACGAAAWRGRAVMVEDIATDPLFTAYRDLLIPMGLRACWSTPIRSNSSRVLGTFALYYRKPQRADAWHVRLTELCQQLCTLALEREQTRQRVHQLAFYDALTGLPNRIMFSARAEQALTQAEYAAEPAALMFINIDRFKLINDSQGHSAGDGLLRDVALRIGEQLAATAMLARVAGDEFALALPQCSAEQATAAAERLLGSISSPLPVGHMTVHPSASIGVAMFPEDGRDINILLRHADLAMNRAKKEGGGRFRFFSSDMNRMAQERVALEAELRQAIGRDQLQLHYQPQLHSAAPHALYGVEALLRWNHPQLGTISPARFLPVAEEQGMMPQLNAWVLRRACEQVADWRNRGVPVTRVSVNLSASGFESPRMLPDLLRLIADTGVQACDLTLELTESVMLSGQPGVLENLHAIREAGISLSLDDFGTGYSSLSHLHRLPIDELKLDMSFVRDIEHSEDARALTTSVLRIGEHLRKHVVAEGVENEAQRLFLADLGCEVLQGYLFSRPLPAPALEAWLSAQP
- a CDS encoding AbrB/MazE/SpoVT family DNA-binding domain-containing protein translates to MEATVAERGQITLPKAVRDALGLTKGTTLKIELDGGRIILRKDVSEALRKVRGKFTLVDGLTSTDEAMRAIRGRAPGDPFDP